Within Streptomyces roseirectus, the genomic segment GCAACGGGCCCAGCAGGAAGCAGAGTTCGTCCGCCGCCTGCTCGAAGGAGTTCGCGGTGTGCAGGGCTTTCTCGTCGCCGGCCAGGAGGTGGGCCCAGCGGGCGCGGGACATGCCGCCGGTGTTGGGGGCGGTCGCCGTGGCGGCGTACGCGGCGAACAGCGTCCACGTCGGGGCGTCGTGACGGACGCACAGGACCAGGGTGATGGCGCCGAGTGCCGCGAACAGGGCTGCGGGGACGGCCACTTGAACCTGGCCGCGGCGGTCGACGAGGCGGGCGATGTGCGGCGCGACAACCGCCGTTGCCGCGAGGCCCGTTGCGGTGACGGCGCCGGCCAGCGCGTATGAGCCCCGCTGTCCGGCGATCATCATCACCGCGCTGACGCCGAACATGCCTGAGGGAAGGCGGGCGACGAGGTTCCCGGCGGTGAAGGCGCGGGCGCCGGGGAGGGCTAGGAGGTGGCGGTAGGGGTTGGGGTTCGGGGAGGTGCGGGGGCTGAGGTCGACGGCGATCAGGGAGTCGCCGGTCGTCGTGTAGAGGGTTTCGGGTGGGGTTCCGTGGTGGGCGTGGGGCATGCCGCAACGGTCGTACGGCGATGATCGTCCGGTCCAACACCCGCTGCGTGCTTATTCACGCGCCTGTGTTGTGAATCCTTGTTAGCTTCGCCGGATGCATCGAGATCTTGATCCCCGGTTGCTCCGGGTCTTCCTCGCCGTCGCCGAGGAACTGCACTTCACGCGGGCCGCCGCGCGGCTGTTCGTCGCGCAGCAGGCGTTGAGCCGTGATGTGCGGCGGCTGGAGCGGGAGTTGGGGGTCGAGCTGTTCGTCCGGACGACGCGGCAGGTGGCTCTTACGTCGGACGGTGAACGTCTTCTGCCGTACGCCCGGCGGGTGTTGGACGCGCAGGAGGAGCTGCGTGCCGCCTTCGGGCAGGCCCGTCCGTTGCTCGTCGACCTCAACTCGCCGGGTCTCGGCACCGGTTCACTCGTGCTGGAACGGGCGCGGCGGCTCGCGCCGGAGCACGAGCTGATGGCCCGTTTCGAGAGCGGGCTGACCTGGGCCGCCGCCGAGATGATCGCGGGGCGGCTGGACGCGTCGTTCGGGCGGTACGCGGGACTCGACCCCTCGCTGCGCGCGCGGCTCGATCATCAACTCGTCCGGTACGAGCCCATGTCCGTCGTCCTCCCCTCGGATCACCGGCTCGCCTCGTGGGACGCGGTGCCGGTGGGTGAACTCGCGGGGGAGGAGGTCTACGCGGGGGCCGGGAATCCGCGCACCCCCGAATGGACCGATCTGGCGCGGCTGTTGTTCGAGGGGCGGGGGATACGGGTCGCGCCGCCGGTGCCGATGGCCGTGGGGGAGGCGGAGTTCGGGCGTGTCATGGCCCGGTCCAGGTGGCCGGTGCTCACCGTAGTGGGGTTTCCGGCCATGCCTGGGACGGTCCAGCGGCCGCTCGTCGAGCCCGTCCCTCTGTCCCCGGTGTCACTCGTGTGGCGAAAGGGGCTGTTCCATCCGATCTTGGCTGTACTGCGACAATCTGCGCTCGAACTCGCGGTCGAGGAATCGTGGCTGGAGTCGCCCGCCGATGGATGGATTCCAGCCATCGACATGGGCATGGCATCCGCACACAAATGACACATCGCACACGCGGCGCACATCCGCTGCGCTAGATTCGGCGCCCCGAGCACGGAGAGACATCGGGGGCGCGTGAACCGGGTGGGGGCCTGGTTGTGCGACATGTGCTCGGCGTTCGAACACGCGCCCAGAACTGTTCCCGGGACGGACCCGGGGTGATCCCGGAGTGCTCCCGTGGGGGGAAGTGCGCACGTGAAGAAATGGCCAGAAGACACCCAACCCGAGTGGCCCGAGCCGGCGTCGCCGACCCAAGGGGTCGCGGCGATCGGTGGGACCCAGGAGTTTCCCGAGACGGGCGCGTCGTCCGCCGGGGAGCGGCGGGAGATATCCGGGGGGTTGGCTGAAGAGAGTCGGTCCGGCGGGGGCGCGTCGGTGTCCGGTGGGAGCGGGAGGGAGCCGGGTGCGGCCGGGTGGGAGTCCGGTGCGGCCGGATGGGAGGGGTTCCCGGACGATGCCGTCGCGAGTGCGCGGCGGGCGCCGGATCCCTCGACGCGGGTGCCGGATTCGGTGGGGCTGGTGGATGAGGTGCGGGGGGTTGTGCCGGTGGGGCGGGATCCCTGGGGGGAGGGGACTGAGGGGGTGTCGGGGTCGTACGGGGCCGGGGGAGTCGGTGGCGGGCGTGCGGCGGACGGGGCTCACGGGTCGTACGGGTCTTACGGGGTGGATGGGTCGTCCGAGGTGTCGGCCGGAAGTCGTAGGGGGTCGGCGTCGGGTGGTGGCGAGGGCAGGGGGAGTGGGGGTGGCTGGCCTGCGGTTCCTCGGGGTCGGCGGGCCGGTGCGGAGGGGGCGGCTGCTCTGGGGGGTGGCTCTTCAGGGGTACGGGACGGAGCGGGACGCGATGCGGTGGGAGCGGACGCCGAGGGCGGACCGGGTGGCCGGAGCGGAGCGGGTGGGCTCGGCGGACCCGGCGGGTTCGATGGGCTTGGCGGACCTGGTGGAGCCGGCGGACTTGGCGAGGCGGGCGGGAAGTCGCCGGCCGGGGCGCCGGGTTCCGGGGCGGGCGACGAGGAGCACGACCCCGCCGAGGTGACCGTCCAACTCGATCCGCTGCACGGCGGGGGGCAGGCCGAGGGCGAGGCGTCCGAACGGCCCGTGTTCGTCGACGAGTCGGGTCGTCGCAGCCGTACCTTCCGGCGCCTCGGACTCGCGGTCGGAGTGGCGTGCGGCGCCTACGCGGCCGTCATCGTCGGCACCCTCCTCTCCGGCAACGCGGGTGCCCCCTGGCTCCCGCTGCCCGGCCCCGGCGACGAGGGCAAGCCCGCGAGCCAGGTCGAGGCGACCCGTACCCCTAGTACTTCGGAGCCATCGGCGCCGTACGACGTCGGCGTGCCCGGCGGCACCGCGTCGGCCACCGCCTCCGGCACGACGACCAGGGCCCCCGGCGCGACCCCGGGGCCCTCCGCCTCGGGCACCGCAGCGGCCTCGCCCCGGCCGTCCGCCTCGTCCGCGCCCTCGCCGAGCGCCGACGCGACCGGGCCGGGGACGGGACCCGGGCCCGGGAGTGGCAGCGGCAGTCCCTCGCCGGCGGGCAGCAGCCCGGCGGTGTCGTCGCCGTCGCCCTCCTCGCCCGCGCCCTCACCGGATCCCTCGCCGGACGCGTCGGCCTCGCAGGGGGTGACGGAGAAGCGGCAGGCGTCGGGGCCGGGGGCCTCGGGAGGCGGTGACACGGACGCGGGGAGTCCGTCGCCGCCGACTTCGGCAGGCGCGGTCGTGCCGGTGTCGGCGCCCGCCTCCGGGGGGACCTCCGGTGGCACGTCCCCCGGAGGTACTACGGGTCCGGCGTCCGGTGCCGGGGAACCCGGGGCCGGGGTGCTGGTGGCGCGCAAGGCGCTCGCCGCCATCGCGCCGCTCACCTCCGCGGAGGGCGACTCCTGATGGCATCACGCGCAAACCGGCGATCCGCACAGGGGTCGGCCGGTTCCTCAGCCCTACCCTCGCACCGGTCTCAGGGGTCGTCCTCAGGGCGTAGGGGTATCACGCGCCGGAGGCGGGGGGACTTGGGAGCTACGGGTACTACGGGAAGCTCGGGTACTACGGGTGGCCGGGGTACTAGGGGTACTACGGGTGAGCCGACCGCCCCGCCCTCCGCCGACGGACTACCGCCAACGGCGTCACCCCCGTCAACTCCGTCACCCCCGCCCCCCGCCCCGCCCTCGGCCGGTCCCCGTCGCCGCTTCCTCCCCATGCGGCACCTGCTCCCGCTCCTCCTGCTCTGCGCGGTGATGGCGATGCTGATGCTGCGGGGCTACGTGCACAGCGAGATCCTCGCGGACTACCGCGTGCGGCCGGAGGCGTCGGCGGACAAGGTGCCGGAGGAGATCCTGAACGGCGGTCCGGTCGTCGACACCCGGGGCGGCCAGGTGGCCAGCATGAACATCCCCGACCGCAGGATCGTCCTCACCTTCGACGACGGCCCCGACCCGCGCTGGACCCCAAAGGTCCTGGACGTCCTGGAGAAGCACCGCGCGCACGCGGTCTTCTTCATCACCGGCACCATGGCGTCCCGCCACCCCGACCTGGTCCGCAGGATGGCCGACGAGGGCCACGAGATCGGCCTGCACACCTTCAACCACCCCGACCTCTCCTACCAGTCGACGTCCCGCGTCGACTGGGAACTCACCCAGAACCAGCTGGCGTTGGCGGGCGCGGCCGGGATCCGCACCTCGCTGTTCAGGCCGCCGTACTCGTCGACGGCACAGGCGCTGGACGACAACTCGTGGCCGGTCGTGCGGTACGTGGGGAGCCGGGGTTACCTCACGGTCCTCACGAGCGTCGACAGCGAGGACTGGCAGAGGCCCGGGGTGGCCCGGATCATCGCCAACTCCACGCCCCCCAAGGGGAAGGGCGGCATTGTCCTGATGCACGACTCGGGCGGCGACCGCCACGAGACGGTCCAGGCACTCGACCGCTACCTTCCCCAACTCCAGCGCCAGGGCTACGAGTTCCAGAACCTCACCGAGGCGCTGAACGCCCCGAGCGCCCATATCCCGGTCACCGGCGCCGAGTTGTGGAAGGGCAAGGCGTGGACGGCACTCGTCACGGCGTCCGACAAACTCACCGGCGTCCTCGTGGTCGGCCTCGCGGTCGTCGGGTTCCTGGTCTTCGCGCGGTTCGGCCTGATGCTGCTGCTCTCCGCCGCGCACACCCGCCGCACCCGGCGCCGGGGCTTCAGATGGGGTCCGGACGCGCCGGTCACCGAACCCGTGACGGTGCTCGTTCCGGCGTACAACGAGGCCAAGTGCATCGAGAACACGGTGCGTTCACTCGTCCGGAGCGAACACCCCATAGAAATCCTGGTCATCGACGACGGCTCCAGCGACGGCACCGCCCGCATCGTCGAAGAACTCGCCCTGCCCGGCGTACGCGTGATCCGTCAGCTCAACGCGGGCAAACCGGCCGCGCTCAACCGGGGACTCGCCAACGCGGCGCACGACATCATCGTCATGATGGACGGCGACACGGTCTTCGAGCCGTCCACGGTAAGGGAGTTGGTGCAGCCCTTCGCCGATCCGCGCGTCGGGGCCGTCGCCGGGAACGCCAAGGTCGGCAACAAGGACACCCTCATCGGGGCCTGGCAGCACATCGAGTACGTCATGGGGTTCAACCTGGACCGCCGGATGTACGACGTGCTGCGCTGCATGCCCACAATTCCCGGTGCCGTAGGGGCGTTTCGGCGCAGCGCGCTGGAGCGGGTCGGCGGGATGAGCGACGACACGCTCGCCGAGGACACCGACATCACGATGGCGATGCACCGCGACGGATGGCGTGTCGTCTACGCGGAGAACGCGCGTGCCTGGACCGAGGCGCCGGAGTCGGTGCAGCAACTCTGGTCGCAGCGCTACCGCTGGTGCTACGGCACGATGCAGGCGATCTGGAAGCACCGCCGCGCGGTCATCGAGCGGGGCGCGTCGGGCCGCTTCGGGCGGGTCGGGCTGCCGCTCGTGTCGCTCTTCATGGTCGTCGCGCCGCTGCTGGCCCCGCTGATCGACCTGTTCCTCGTCTACGGGCTGATCTTCGGCCCGACGGGCAAGACCATCGCGGCCTGGTTCGGTGTCCTCGCGATCCAAGGGGCCTGCGCCGCCTACGCGTTCGCCCTCGACCGCGAGCGTCTGACCCCGCTGATCTCCCTGCCGCTCCAGCAGATCCTCTACCGCCAGTTGATGTATATCGTCCTGCTCCAGTCCTGGATCACGGCGCTCACGGGCGGCCGGCTGCGCTGGCAGAAGCTCCGGCGCAAAGGCCAAGTCGCGGCGCCTCCGGGCCAGTTGGCGTCGGAGAGCGGGGGACGGGGATGACGAGCACCGCCGGGATACCGGAGCCGGCGTCGTACGCGGCGAAGCCACCGGACGCCGTCGAGGCGGCCTCGCCCCCTCAAACGGGCGGCCGGGACCGGTACTTCGACCTGCTGCGGGCGGTCGCCCTCTTCCGGGTCGTCCTCTACCACCTCATGGGCTGGGCCTGGCTCCCGATCGTCTTCCCCTCGATGGGTGTGATGTTCGCCCTCGCGGGCAACCTGATGTCCCGCTCCCTCGCCAGGCGCCCGGCGCCGGAGGTGATCCGGGGCCGGCTGCGGCGCCTGCTCCCGCCCCTGTGGCTCCTGGGAGTGATCGGGGTGACCGGTATGCTCGTCGCCGGCTGGCGCCCCGACGAGGAGGGGCACCCGGCCTGGTGGTGGCTCCACCTCGGGTACTGGATCCTCCCGCTCAGCGACCCCCCGTACGCCGACGTCTCGCACGGTGTCGCGGGTCTGCTCGCGGACGACTGGCCCACCGCCCTCGGCGTACCTCTCTGGTATCTCAGGGCCTACCTCTGGTTCGTCCTCCTCTCCCCGCTCCTGCGCCGGGCCCTGCGCTCGGCTCCCTGGCCGACGATCCTGGCCCCCCTAGTACTTTCGGGGGCCCTGGAGTTCACCTCGGCCACCACCGCGAGCTGGCGCCTCGACGCCACGCTCACCGACTTCGCGACCTTCGGCTCCTGCTGGCTCCTGGGTATGGCCCACCAGCAGGGCACCCTGAGCAGGCTCCCCCGCTACGCCATCCCCTCCCTGGCCCCGGCCGTCGGCGCCGTAGCTCTCTGGTACGCCCTCACGCACGACCTCCACCAGAACCACGACCTCGACGACATGCCCTTCGCCCAGTCCCTCTGGTCCTTCGCGGCGGTTCTGCTCCTGCTCCACCTCAGCCCGCGTTGGCCCACCTGGCCGCCGGTCCTGCGCCGCTGGGACGGCCTCATCACCCTCCTCAACTCCCGCGCCGTCACGATCTACCTCTGGCACAACCTCTGCATCGCCGTCGCCGAACCCCTCTGGGACCACGCCTGGAGCATCCACGCCCTCGAACTCCACGCCCCCGGCCTCCTCACCTCCCCCTGGCCCGCCCTCCCCCTGACCTGGCTCCTCACCGCACTGTGCGTCCTCTGCTTCGGCTGGGCGGAGGACCTGGCAGCGGGCCGACACCCAACCCTGTGGCCGAACGGCCGAACGAAGGGTGCCCGGAAACGGGGCGGGACGAGGAGGGGCGAGGCGGGGCAGCCCGTAGTACGTGAGGGGTAGGGGGGTTTCCCTGAGCCCGGCGGGCCCGCCTGCACCGTCCGGCGGGCCACTCTCGGGGCCCCACGGGCGCCCGCCGGAAACCCGCGTTGCGGTTCGCGATACGCGGGTGTGATGATCCCGGGCATGGTGGGAAACGGGGGCGAGGAGACGGCGGGGCAGCCGCGTCCGTCACGGCTGCGCGACTACCTGGACCCGCCGCCCGCCGTACCGGCCCCGTCGTCCGCAGCCCAGGAACCGCCGTCGGCCGAGGCGTTGCCGACTGCACCGGACTCGCCGCTCGCCACACCTGAACCACCACTGCCCGCACCGGAGTTCGGTACAGCGCCCGCACCGGCCCCCGCAGAGACGGCCGAACTCCCGCCCTGGCAACCGGACAATGCGTCCGAGCCCGTCGAGATCGCCCGTCGCCGAAGCGAACTCGCCGCTCTGCTCGGCGAGTTCCGTCGCACGCCCGTCCTCCTCCCCCTCGTCGAGGACGACGCCCCGCTGGTCGCCGACCTCGGCGGGATCCGCTGGATCTACGCCTTCTCGAACGAGGAAGCGCTCGCCAGGTTCGCGGTCGCAAGGGGCGAGGCGCGGCGCGAGTGGCCGTACCGGAAGGTGTTCGGGGCGAGGCTGCTGGACGTCGGAACGGTGGTCGCTGGCGTGCCGTGCGGTGTCGCGCTGGACGTTGGCAGCGAGGGCGAAGGGGTGCTGTTCCCGCCGGTCGCGGGGATCGTGCCGGACGAGGCGGCCGTGGACACGGAGATGGACGGGGAGGAGCGACGGTGAGCGCCGACGCGGTGGAGAACAAGCCGGCGGTGGCCGCGGGCAAGGACCTGGAGACCGCCGGTATGGCGCAGGTCGCCCAGGGCATCACGCAGACCCTGGACGAACTCCGGGAGATCGGCGTCGACAGCCTCGCGGGCGCGGGCCGAGGCTTTTCCGAACTTGCCCTGACCGGACTTGAGTTGGGCCACGACGAACTCCGCTCGGAGTTCTCCTCGTTCTGCGAGCGCTGGGACTGGGGCGTGCGCTCCCTGGTGTTCCAGGCGAACGCGTTCGCCCAATCCGTGGGCCTGGCCGCGGGGTTGCTGCACGAGACGGACCAATACGTCAGCGGCTCGGTGAAGGTGCTCGCCAACTCCGTTGTGGGAGGCAGCCCTTACGCCACCGAGGAGGAGGTGCAGGGCAAGAGCTGGCGCGACATCGCGTTCAGCCAGTACGACGCCCTCAGCAACCCCGACTACAGCAAAGAGTCCCTGGACAAGGCGGTGGAGGCCGCGAAGCAGGGCTGGAAGGACGCGGGCCGGGACGTCATGACGTCCGAGACGATGGGCCCGCTCGGGCCGCTCGGCCCGACCCCGGAGGGCTTGCGCCGCGCGGCCGGGATCGGTGAGGGCGACTACGAGCAGATGCTGGACCACACTTTCGGCCCCTCACCCGAGGAACGGGCCCGGCAGCAGGAAGGGCAGACGGGCTGATGGGGCTCGACGACCTGGTCAACTCCGGTCTGGGCAAGCTGGAGGACGGCTGGAACGCGGGCAAGAAGCTGCTCGGCGAGGGCATCGACAAGGGCAGCGAACTCGTCGGTGACGGCCTGGAGAAGATCGGCGCGGACGGCCTCGCCGACAAGGTCGAGGACCTGGGCGACAGCATCGCCTCCGACCTGGGAGCTACGCCGGGCGAGCAGAATCTCGGCGAGACCGACCAGGCGAACGAGCTGGTCCACGGCAACCCGAAGGCGATCACCGCCTCGGCGAAGCACCTACGGGACTTCCAC encodes:
- a CDS encoding LysR family transcriptional regulator — protein: MHRDLDPRLLRVFLAVAEELHFTRAAARLFVAQQALSRDVRRLERELGVELFVRTTRQVALTSDGERLLPYARRVLDAQEELRAAFGQARPLLVDLNSPGLGTGSLVLERARRLAPEHELMARFESGLTWAAAEMIAGRLDASFGRYAGLDPSLRARLDHQLVRYEPMSVVLPSDHRLASWDAVPVGELAGEEVYAGAGNPRTPEWTDLARLLFEGRGIRVAPPVPMAVGEAEFGRVMARSRWPVLTVVGFPAMPGTVQRPLVEPVPLSPVSLVWRKGLFHPILAVLRQSALELAVEESWLESPADGWIPAIDMGMASAHK
- a CDS encoding bifunctional polysaccharide deacetylase/glycosyltransferase family 2 protein; this encodes MRHLLPLLLLCAVMAMLMLRGYVHSEILADYRVRPEASADKVPEEILNGGPVVDTRGGQVASMNIPDRRIVLTFDDGPDPRWTPKVLDVLEKHRAHAVFFITGTMASRHPDLVRRMADEGHEIGLHTFNHPDLSYQSTSRVDWELTQNQLALAGAAGIRTSLFRPPYSSTAQALDDNSWPVVRYVGSRGYLTVLTSVDSEDWQRPGVARIIANSTPPKGKGGIVLMHDSGGDRHETVQALDRYLPQLQRQGYEFQNLTEALNAPSAHIPVTGAELWKGKAWTALVTASDKLTGVLVVGLAVVGFLVFARFGLMLLLSAAHTRRTRRRGFRWGPDAPVTEPVTVLVPAYNEAKCIENTVRSLVRSEHPIEILVIDDGSSDGTARIVEELALPGVRVIRQLNAGKPAALNRGLANAAHDIIVMMDGDTVFEPSTVRELVQPFADPRVGAVAGNAKVGNKDTLIGAWQHIEYVMGFNLDRRMYDVLRCMPTIPGAVGAFRRSALERVGGMSDDTLAEDTDITMAMHRDGWRVVYAENARAWTEAPESVQQLWSQRYRWCYGTMQAIWKHRRAVIERGASGRFGRVGLPLVSLFMVVAPLLAPLIDLFLVYGLIFGPTGKTIAAWFGVLAIQGACAAYAFALDRERLTPLISLPLQQILYRQLMYIVLLQSWITALTGGRLRWQKLRRKGQVAAPPGQLASESGGRG
- a CDS encoding acyltransferase family protein; protein product: MTSTAGIPEPASYAAKPPDAVEAASPPQTGGRDRYFDLLRAVALFRVVLYHLMGWAWLPIVFPSMGVMFALAGNLMSRSLARRPAPEVIRGRLRRLLPPLWLLGVIGVTGMLVAGWRPDEEGHPAWWWLHLGYWILPLSDPPYADVSHGVAGLLADDWPTALGVPLWYLRAYLWFVLLSPLLRRALRSAPWPTILAPLVLSGALEFTSATTASWRLDATLTDFATFGSCWLLGMAHQQGTLSRLPRYAIPSLAPAVGAVALWYALTHDLHQNHDLDDMPFAQSLWSFAAVLLLLHLSPRWPTWPPVLRRWDGLITLLNSRAVTIYLWHNLCIAVAEPLWDHAWSIHALELHAPGLLTSPWPALPLTWLLTALCVLCFGWAEDLAAGRHPTLWPNGRTKGARKRGGTRRGEAGQPVVREG